In the Euphorbia lathyris chromosome 5, ddEupLath1.1, whole genome shotgun sequence genome, one interval contains:
- the LOC136230517 gene encoding pentatricopeptide repeat-containing protein At2g20710, mitochondrial-like, with protein sequence MEILVREIKTKLVTRLLPISHFYFSSRFLSSISSRSWTEDSPLWKSIKSMTDPKASVVPVLDGWIREGNAVKKPLIQSLIWLLQREKRYNHALEISHWMTNSQSFTLSPSDAAIRESLFQRTCGSEHEEASYSDDLITYDDYVTLLCCYVQKNYVEKAEAIIQEMREMEMLKSAHPYNLLSNLYFRNGDFQKIDVLIQEMRSTGINPDKYTMSNLMAASVAKSDISGMEKILDQMNKDPHLVEGWRTYSMAANGYLKAGLIEPALTMLRKMEEIMSLGRSTMAFYFLLAEYAKTGRKEEVFRVWNTQKALVEPSDKSFCNMISSLLQLEDIEGAERIFEEWESRCAKYDFQVQSILLVTRYKKALFEKAEAALGKAAEGTTTPNASSTCHLLARGYVERNQMSKAVEMLKRALSVSTTTKGWRPNRVVLNACFDYLEVQGDVQAMEELIKSLKSLDLLTKDMYHRLVRTSIATGMVECLDRSLIDDFPDDEEIIKVFEKPSA encoded by the exons ATGGAAATTCTAGTTAGAGAAATTAAGACGAAATTGGTTACCAGATTGCTTCCCATTTCTCATTTTTACTTTTCTTCTAGGTTTTTATCTTCAATTTCCTCTCGTTCTTGGACGGAAGATTCACCATTATGGAAAAGCATCAAAAGTATGACAGACCCAAAAGCTTCAGTGGTACCAGTGCTCGATGGATGGATCAGAGAAGGAAATGCTGTTAAGAAACCCCTAATCCAGTCTCTTATTTGGCTTCTGCAGCGAGAGAAGCGCTATAATCATGCTTTGGAG ATATCACATTGGATGACTAATAGTCAGAGTTTCACTTTATCTCCCTCCGATGCTGCTATTCGGGAAAGCTTGTTCCAAAGAACTTGTGGATCGGAACACGAAGAAGCGTCATATTCAGATGACTTGATAACTTACGACGACTATGTGACTCTTCTCTGCTGTTATGTGCAAAAAAACTATGTTGAAAAAGCAGAAGCCATCATACAGGAGATGAGAGAAATGGAAATGTTAAAGTCAGCTCATCCTTACAACTTGCTATCTAACCTTTACTTTCGAAATGGGGATTTTCAGAAAATCGACGTATTGATACAAGAAATGAGAAGTACTGGGATCAATCCAGATAAGTACACAATGAGCAACTTAATGGCAGCTTCTGTTGCTAAATCTGACATTTCCGGAATGGAAAAAATCTTGGATCAGATGAACAAGGATCCTCATCTCGTTGAAGGATGGAGAACGTATTCAATGGCTGCGAACGGGTATCTGAAGGCTGGGTTGATCGAGCCAGCTTTGACAATGTTACGAAAAATGGAGGAGATAATGTCACTTGGAAGAAGCACAATggctttttattttcttcttgctGAATATGCAAAGACTGGTAGAAAAGAGGAGGTTTTCCGGGTTTGGAATACGCAGAAGGCGTTAGTTGAGCCAAGTGATAAATCATTTTGCAATATGATATCATCTCTTTTGCAGCTGGAAGATATTGAGGGTGCTGAAAGGATCTTCGAAGAGTGGGAATCCCGGTGCGCAAAGTACGACTTTCAAGTACAGAGTATTCTTCTTGTTACTCGTTATAAAAAGGCGTTATTCGAGAAGGCTGAAGCAGCTTTAGGGAAAGCTGCAGAGGGAACAACAACACCTAATGCTAGTAGTACCTGCCATTTATTGGCAAGGGGGTATGTAGAGCGAAATCAAATGTCGAAGGCAGTTGAAATGCTTAAGCGAGCGTTATCTGTTTCGACGACGACAAAAGGCTGGAGGCCAAACCGTGTCGTGTTGAATGCTTGTTTCGACTACTTGGAAGTACAAGGAGATGTTCAAGCAATGGAGGAGCTTATCAAGTCATTAAAGAGCTTAGATCTTTTGACGAAGGATATGTATCATAGATTAGTAAGGACGTCTATTGCCACTGGAATGGTCGAGTGTCTTGATCGGAGTTTGATCGATGATTTTCCCGATGATGAAGAAATAATCAAGGTCTTCGAAAAGCCAAGTGCATAG
- the LOC136229206 gene encoding disease resistance protein At4g27190-like, producing the protein MEVLIGAGSSVAADAGNSLLAKIKTHIGYLFYYNDNMKGLEDSRVNLDAKINDANRFSDDTNRMLKDVSSTAHLWRSEADKLLQKAQIIIPQNNRRRLFPNLWSRYSLSKNAFQLTQEINEKVRNAPDFGTAFNRPAPKLGAKFDLAGFTEFESRVSVMNKVWGALKDEKVRMCSICGMGGVGKTMLAKKLIQRVERDHLFDMVAMVAVSQNPDPKKIRDDIMSSLGWKFESKELIDCLMDNDESILLILDDVWEELDFEAIGLPKARLKILLTSRKEDVCQRMGSEPNFVINVLTDEEARGLFEEIAMESIEKWKLHDTAREIADECGGLPIVIVTVATALKYEVKGTWNDSLRKLQKSNLLGISGMEKVYSGIQLSYDLLKDKEAQTCFLLCCLFPEDHNVAVENLVLYGKGLQLFGSVESLKETRDRVEMIIHKLKKSFLLLDGENDGYVKMHDILRDFAISISSKDKHPYIAM; encoded by the exons ATGGAAGTTCTTATCGGAGCTGGAAGTTCAGTTGCTGCTGATGCTGGAAATTCCTTGCTAGCCAAAATCAAAACACACATTGGCTACCTCTTTTACTACAACGACAATATGAAGGGCCTAGAAGATTCTCGAGTTAATCTAGATGCAAAGATTAATGATGCCAATCGATTTTCTGATGATACTAACAGGATGCTTAAAGATGTTAGCTCTACTGCTCATCTTTGGCGATCTGAAGCAGACAAGCTTCTTCAAAAGGCTCAGATAATCATCCCTCAAAATAACAGAAGAAGATTGTTTCCAAATCTATGGTCTCGTTATTCCTTGAGTAAGAATGCTTTTCAGTTGACTCAGGAGATTAATGAAAAGGTCCGGAATGCACCAGATTTCGGTACAGCCTTTAATCGTCCAGCTCCAAAACTTGGAGCTAAGTTCGACCTTGCAG GTTTTACGGAATTTGAGTCGAGGGTATCAGTTATGAACAAAGTTTGGGGGGCATTAAAGGATGAGAAGGTGAGGATGTGCAGTATTTGTGGCATGGGAGGCGTCGGTAAAACTATGCTTGCAAAGAAGCTTATTCAGAGAGTTGAAAGAGATCATTTATTTGATATGGTTGCAATGGTAGCAGTGTCCCAGAATCCTGACCCAAAGAAAATACGAGATGATATCATGTCTAGCCTAGGATGGAAATTTGAAAGCAAAGAGCTAATTGATTGTCTTATGGATAATGATGAGAGCATTCTTTTGATACTAGATGATGTTTGGGAGGAATTGGATTTTGAAGCAATTGGACTTCCTAAAGCAAGATTGAAAATATTATTAACTTCGAGAAAGGAAGATGTGTGCCAGAGAATGGGAAGTGAACCAAACTTTGTTATCAATGTTTTGACCGATGAAGAAGCTCGAGGTTTGTTTGAAGAGATAGCAATGGAATCTATTGAAAAGTGGAAGCTGCACGATACAGCAAGAGAGATTGCAGATGAATGCGGCGGCTTACCTATTGTGATTGTTACTGTTGCAACAGCTTTGAAATACGAGGTCAAAGGTACTTGGAATGACTCGCTCCGAAAGCTACAGAAGTCGAACTTACTTGGGATCTCAGGGATGGAGAAAGTGTATTCTGGAATTCAGTTAAGTTATGATCTCTTGAAAGATAAGGAAGCTCAAACATGCTTTCTTCTTTGTTGTTTGTTCCCTGAAGATCATAATGTTGCAGTTGAAAATTTGGTCTTGTACGGGAAGGGTTTACAGTTATTTGGAAGTGTGGAAAGCTTGAAGGAAACAAGAGATAGAGTTGAAATGATCATTCATAAACTAAAGAAATCATTTCTGTTGCTTGATGGTGAGAACGATGGTTATGTCAAAATGCACGATATTTTACGTGATTTTGCAATATCAATTTCTTCGAAAGATAAACATCCATACATAGCTATGTGA